In Alkalihalobacillus sp. AL-G, the genomic stretch ATTATTGACGACAGAGGTTGCGATTTCAAAGTCTTCATCGCTGCCAATTACAAACTTGATTTCGTCTTGTGGTTGAAGCAAATCAAAGTTCGAATAGATCATCCGCTCCATCTCTCCTGAATCCGGAAGTTTATAATCCATGATAAATCGAGCTTTCTTTCTGACTTCTTTATATGCATTGCGTAACTTTTCAAAAGGTTTTAAATCAATGGCACCATTTGTTTCGATGTGAATGTCCTGGATGTGATCAAGGTCACACATCGCCAAAAGTAAAGCGGCCGATTTTTCACGATGGATTAGCGGCTCACCACCGGTAAAACAAATTCGTCGGCTTGAAAATTCCTTTATACGTTCAATGATTTCTTCGATTGTTGCTTCAAACTCATGTTTCGAAGGTGCATAGCTATAATCCGTGTCACACCAGGAACATCTGAGGTTACAATGGAACACCCGGACAAAAACAGTCGGAAAACCAGCCATGTTCCCTTCACCTTCAACGGTTTCGAAAATTTCGACCATCGGAAGCTTCCATTCGTAATATTCAGTTTGATCAGGTATCGTCCACTCTCTACTCATTTTCCATCCACTCTCGTTTTAAAATTGCATAGCTTGTCGGTGTTTCAAAAAGCTTTAATTCTTCCAAGCGTGTTCCTTTTGCTTTATATCCGTTTGTATTTAAATGCTCATCCAGTTGTTCCCAAATCCAGACGACCATATTTTCTGCGGTCGTATTCATGTTTGGAAGAACCTCATTCAGATAACGGTGATCCAAGCGGGAATCGATTTCTTTTTTAAACATTTCTTTGATGGCTCCGAAGTCAACGGTTATTCCGATCTCATTTACATAGCCGCTAATGGAAATGACGAGCTTATACGTATGTCCGTGCAAGCTTTTACATTTTCCTTCATAGCAGTGAAGGTGATGAGCAGCATCAAACGTAAACTCCTTTACAACAGCGACACGCTTGTTGTGATATTTCAGCTCATTCCGTTGGATATCCCGGTCAATCTGTTCCACACGTTTCGGTATTTGAAAGTCCATAATTGACCTCCTCCTTCATTTTAAAAATCGAATTTGTATCGTTCACGAAAAAAAGAACTGACCTCTATTTACAGACAGCCGTTTCCTCCATGTCACTTGCTGCACATCGATCTATACCGATATGCATACTAGTAGAGCAAACAGACTCTCTGAAGAGCCAGTTCTTGAATAAATAAGCTTAATTTAATTATTCATGCTCCCTAGTTTTGTTTTTCGAGGGGTGGGAATTTCGAACCCTCAATAAAATATTCTGTTATAATAATTAAGAAAACTTGGATCAGCCAAGCATAGCGTCGGCTGATCCTTAGTTGCACTTATACTTAGGACTTAAACTTTTCTACAACGTCGATTTACCTTTATTGCTGAAAAGTTATACTTCCTAACGTGTAAAGAGTTGTTCAAAAGTAACCAAAGTATAAACGACAAATCCAGATTTGTCGACTTTTTGAAGCTAAGCCTATGTTCGATAACCCTCTGAAAGGAGTTTTCTGTTTGAAGACGTCAACTTTACTTGGTACTGCAATCGGTTTTATCGCAGGTGTTTTCATTACAAAGCAAGTGTCTGAACGATCGGTTTCACCCGAGCTTGCATTGAAAAAAGTTAAACAGAAGTTTCCAGAAAAGATAGACGGCTCCTGGATATATACAACCAAGGAAACCATCGCTCTGAATGAACTTGATTATAACGTGTATAAAGGTGGATTAACATGCCTTGACCAACACTATGAATTTACCGTAGATGCTGAAACTGGCGCGATTCTCGAACTGAGCCCCTCTAACTGAACCGAAAAGCGAAAACACCTTATTAACTTTCTTTACGTGCAATGAAAGAAGAGGTTGACCGATGACAGTGTAAGGCACCTCCAAGCTAATCGGAGGGTGAACCTGACCGTACCTTAGTCAACCCCTTCTTATTTCACATTTATATCGTATTGTTACCCTTAGTTAAATGTATGATGTTGGTTGTATAGGTTATTTTTAATTGTAAAGCGAGTTATAGAATAAACTTGGTTCCCCCATACAAACACGAAATAAGCAGGAACGATGAGCAACAATGAATGAAGGAATAGGATCCAGCCAAGATTCATTTTTTTACCTAAATGCTCGAATTGATCTTTATAGGCACTCAACGATTTATCATTTAGTGCTGCAATTTCTGTAGAAGTCATCATAACTCCATCTGTTGCATTGAAATATACAGTTTCCTTGCGATCAAACGTGAAAATATTATCACGTACAGTTTGGAAATCTGCTAGAGCTGCATAGATTGTAATCTCTTTCGACTCTTTCCCTTCCTCAGCTGGTGTTTCCACTACGAATTTCTGAAAAGTATCGGAATTCAAATCCAATGTGTCACTCTTATAATCATAATATTCCTCTTTAAGGAACTCCTTAGTCGCTTTCTCCATACCTTCAGGCGCTTCAGCAGCATAAACATTCGCCGCTCCTGTAAATAGTAATGTAAGAACCATGATAATGGCTGTAAGTTGTTTTTTCATTTCGGTATACCCTCCCTGACATATATAAGTAATCCTCTATGAGCCAATTAATATATTACACTATTATTACTGTCAAAATCTATGGTAATTGTAACAGGTTTTCATAAATTATGTGACGTTTTTT encodes the following:
- the queD gene encoding 6-carboxytetrahydropterin synthase QueD, translated to MDFQIPKRVEQIDRDIQRNELKYHNKRVAVVKEFTFDAAHHLHCYEGKCKSLHGHTYKLVISISGYVNEIGITVDFGAIKEMFKKEIDSRLDHRYLNEVLPNMNTTAENMVVWIWEQLDEHLNTNGYKAKGTRLEELKLFETPTSYAILKREWMENE
- a CDS encoding PepSY domain-containing protein — translated: MKTSTLLGTAIGFIAGVFITKQVSERSVSPELALKKVKQKFPEKIDGSWIYTTKETIALNELDYNVYKGGLTCLDQHYEFTVDAETGAILELSPSN
- a CDS encoding radical SAM protein, producing MSREWTIPDQTEYYEWKLPMVEIFETVEGEGNMAGFPTVFVRVFHCNLRCSWCDTDYSYAPSKHEFEATIEEIIERIKEFSSRRICFTGGEPLIHREKSAALLLAMCDLDHIQDIHIETNGAIDLKPFEKLRNAYKEVRKKARFIMDYKLPDSGEMERMIYSNFDLLQPQDEIKFVIGSDEDFEIATSVVNNHHKLGQVLYSPVWETMPPDKLVEKILAEPLPEVKLSLQMHKIIWDPNKRGV